The proteins below come from a single Bactrocera dorsalis isolate Fly_Bdor chromosome 5, ASM2337382v1, whole genome shotgun sequence genomic window:
- the LOC105233715 gene encoding uncharacterized protein LOC105233715 encodes MDVNVDYSYSLPNILGNVSTAATLRAEARLSSDVRLIGWNVPPEEIRHIPDHWLKYPEPPAHYHYLLGTLYIIFTTISMCGNGVVVYVFSAAKSLRTPSNIFVINLAICDFFMMMKTPVFIYNSFHRGFELGNFGCQVYGILGAFTGIGASTTNALIAYDRYNVITKPMEGKMTHGKAVMMVLSVYIYALPFVIGCVTETWGKFVPGTVDLRHTHSLHPVRRRQENYNERNMLPRCNASLEPVLRPQARVSNELQFLGWNVPPDQIQYIPEHWLTQLEPPASMHYMLAILYTFLFFASTIGNGLVLWVFMSAKSLRTPSNIFVLNLAFLDFIMCAKAPIFIYNSFHRGFALGNTWCQIFAAIGSYSGIGAGMLNAAIGYDRYNVITKPMNRSMTMTKAIIMNLLIWVYCTPWVIMPLTGFWDRFVPGM; translated from the exons ATGGATGTGAATGTGGATTATTCATATAGcttaccaaatattttaggCAATGTGTCGACAGCGGCAACTTTGCGCGCTGAAGCAAG ATTGTCGTCAGATGTACGTCTAATTGGTTGGAATGTGCCACCTGAGGAGATTCGTCACATACCGGATCATTGGTTGAAGTACCCGGAACCGCCAGCGCATTACCACTACTTGCTTGGTACGTTGTACATCATTTTCACAACTATATCAATGTGTGGCAATGGTGTTGTCGTCTATGTTTTCTCTGC tGCCAAATCGCTGCGTACACCTTCCAACATATTCGTTATCAATTTGGCTATATGCGATTTCTTCATGATGATGAAGACACCTGTGTTCATCTACAATAGTTTTCATAGAGGTTTCGAGTTGGGCAATTTCGGTTGTCAAGTGTATGGCATACTTGGCGCCTTCACAGGCATCGGTGCGTCCACAACGAATGCGTTGATCGCTTACGATCGCTACAACGTCATCACGAAGCCGATGGAGGGCAAAATGACACACGGCAAGGCGGTCATGATGGTTTTGTCTGTATACATCTATGCTCTACCGTTTGTGATTGGATGTGTTACTGAGACCTGGGGTAAATTTGTACCAG GAACTGTGGACTTACGTCATACTCATTCGCTGCATCCAGTCCGTCGTCGTCAAGAGAATTACAACGAGAGAAACATGCTGCCTCGCTGCAATGCCAGCCTGGAGCCTGTACTGCGACCACAAGCGCG TGTCTCGAATGAGCTACAGTTTCTGGGCTGGAATGTGCCGCCCGATCAGATACAATATATACCCGAGCATTGGCTCACCCAGTTAGAACCGCCAGCATCCATGCACTACATGCTCGCTATACTCTACACATTCCTCTTCTTTGCCTCGACCATCGGTAATGGACTAGTGCTGTGGGTTTTCATGAG CGCAAAGTCCCTACGCACGCCATCCAATATATTCGTTTTGAATTTGGCTTTCCTAGATTTCATTATGTGCGCCAAAGCGCCGATATTCATCTACAATAGTTTCCATCGTGGTTTCGCGCTCGGCAATACATGGTGTCAAATTTTTGCCGCCATCGGCTCATATTCTGGCATTGGTGCGGGTATGTTGAATGCGGCTATCGGCTACGACCGTTACAACGTCATTACGAAGCCAATGAACCGTTCAATGACCATGACCAAAGCTATCATAATGAATCTCCTGATATGGGTGTACTGTACTCCGTGGGTTATTATGCCACTGACTGGCTTTTGGGATCGTTTTGTGCCAGGTATGTGA
- the LOC105233714 gene encoding E3 ubiquitin-protein ligase sina, whose translation MSNKLNPKRREGPITTGTSTTSAGNTSSAANTSSSSSSSLSSAGGGDGGMSADLTSLFECPVCFDYVLPPILQCSSGHLVCVSCRSKLTCCPTCRGPLANIRNLAMEKVASNVKFPCKHSGYGCTASLVYTEKTEHEETCECRPYLCPCPGASCKWQGPLDLVMQHLMMSHKSITTLQGEDIVFLATDINLPGAVDWVMMQSCFGHHFMLVLEKQEKYDGHQQFFAIVQLIGSRKEAENFVYRLELNGNRRRLTWEAMPRSIHEGVASAIHNSDCLVFDTSIAQLFADNGNLGINVTISIV comes from the coding sequence ATGTCCAATAAGCTAAATCCGAAACGCCGCGAAGGACCGATCACTACCGGTACCAGCACAACATCGGCCGGCAATACATCCTCAGCCGCAAATACATCCTCCTCATCTAGCTCATCATTGTCGTCCGCCGGAGGCGGTGATGGTGGTATGTCTGCCGATCTAACTTCATTGTTTGAGTGTCCGGTGTGCTTCGATTATGTCTTGCCACCGATATTGCAATGTTCTAGTGGGCATCTGGTATGCGTATCGTGCCGCTCGAAACTCACCTGCTGCCCAACATGTCGCGGACCATTGGCCAATATACGCAATTTGGCAATGGAGAAAGTCGCCTCAAATGTGAAATTCCCGTGCAAACACTCGGGTTATGGTTGTACAGCTTCGCTGGTTTACACAGAAAAAACCGAACACGAAGAGACATGCGAATGTCGACCATACCTGTGTCCATGCCCGGGTGCATCGTGTAAGTGGCAAGGCCCATTAGATTTGGTCATGCAACATTTAATGATGTCACACAAAAGCATTACTACGCTACAGGGCGAGGACATTGTCTTTCTCGCCACTGACATCAACCTGCCCGGCGCTGTCGATTGGGTTATGATGCAGTCTTGCTTCGGCCATCACTTTATGTTGGTGCTTGAAAAGCAAGAGAAATATGATGGACACCAGCAATTCTTCGCAATTGTGCAGTTGATCGGCTCGCGGAAAGAAGCCGAGAATTTCGTCTATCGTTTAGAGTTAAATGGCAACCGTCGACGTCTCACTTGGGAGGCTATGCCGCGGTCCATACATGAAGGTGTTGCATCTGCTATACACAACTCCGATTGTCTGGTATTTGACACATCGATTGCGCAACTGTTTGCGGACAACGGAAATCTCGGCATTAATGTTACCATTTCGATTGTCTAa